One stretch of Candida orthopsilosis Co 90-125, chromosome 3 draft sequence DNA includes these proteins:
- a CDS encoding Nce4 protein (RecQ-mediated genome instability protein), translated as MSLIAAEFVSQESAALRHAVLLHIIRVEDISTSKLNQIDEWKEISDPNNRFVDRLNKSTRLVREINFQDENEQLSSMPKSKGFSTYKLLLRDKDNHFVYAYELEPLKFLRDEQTNTPMPIKLGGRLLIKPGTTISRGVLLLNHKNCEYKGLHTSDAHLVSLLNDGLPTREIEILSNP; from the coding sequence ATGTCTTTAATAGCTGCTGAGTTCGTTAGCCAAGAATCTGCCGCCCTAAGGCACGCAGTACTACTCCACATTATCCGAGTTGAAGATATAAGTacatccaaattgaatcaaatagATGAATGGAAGGAAATTCTGGATCCCAACAATCGATTCGTTGATCGGTTAAATAAATCAACGAGATTAGTTCgtgaaatcaatttccaGGATGAGAATGAACAATTGTCTTCCATGCCTAAACTGAAGGGGTTTTCCACCTACAAGCTACTACTTAGAGATAAGGATAATCACTTTGTGTATGCTTATGAATTAGAGCCATTAAAATTCCTCCGAGATGAGCAAACAAATACACCGATGCCGATTAAGTTAGGCGGAAGACTTTTAATTAAGCCTGGAACTACAATACTGAGAGGCGTACTTCTACTAAATCACAAAAATTGCGAATATAAAGGTTTACATACATCAGATGCACATTTGGTATCGTTATTGAATGATGGACTACCAACTagggaaattgaaattttatcCAATCCTTGA
- a CDS encoding Rad1 single-stranded DNA endonuclease gives MTSLFVQDEDGLEEQQSELLHQQNQDFAIESRSTSSQSQSQSQSHTPTQQLESSIPVVFHDEGTIPIYPHREVNCSLLLKYQQEILEEMLVKDALLVLGRGLGWESITGNLLYSLSSPFIQLSKTQKKKSLIFLLNAKDSEIIRLSEELDDLSWINDDIGNRFVTVSGESQSSKRKLIYSEGGIISITPRVLVVDILSGILDVNDITGLFVLHAERIKETSNDAFIISLFRDKNEWGFVKAFSDEPESFTGFTPLATKLKILRVANVSLWPRFHVTVTQSFQYYTKKNSKRFVTEINTQMSYKMNKIQAALLSCIQACLGELKRHNPTLATEYWDMENIHDPNFVRVIRVSLDPQWHRLTYTTKQLINDLVILLELLESLVALDSVSFYQVVKNIVDVNLKQTVVGMNRSMSPWLNLDESQTVIQYAKERALGKYNGEYILEELPKWNQLGILIDDILNEKSQNNSENSGRVLIMCSSRKVAAQLNQVLTTMKEKKSGANKHFSSRSFMTNRLRDYLQYKEISALVKKISHELEHAGEENDGASEDTEIAVSKTFSRNGQPVSKRRRTRGASVVARVHQLHTGGNFGDNENDDEKENENIMDLLAEDKDEGVEEKDGIEESLSGDIVASEELNFDWIKSNDQILVQVYNDKHDASFLEELSPSHIIMYEPDLSFIRRIEIYQAMKADNPAKVYFMYYGNSVEEQKHLLRIKKEKDAFTRLIREKANLSKHFETADDNVKFQTHKSQVVNTRIAGGAKFRTEQDEMRVVVDVREFGSSLPNLLYKIGIQVVPCMITVGDYIVSPQICIERKSIPDLIGSFKSGRLYNQCEQMFKYYDLPVLLIEFDENKSFSLESFSESKFIKTKANLSKSTASLDNKLRQNLQSQIFSLLYSFPKLKIIWSSSPYETAQIFLELKANQDEPDVGMALDKGANRNLLTQGGGANDGGPAILNDDPIDFIRSVPGINNSNIYKIVKRVENITELVKLSQDELIDILGVENGRKAYNFFNRTV, from the coding sequence ATGACATCGTTATTTGTTCAAGATGAAGACGGTTTAGAAGAGCAGCAATCAGAattgcttcatcaacaaaatcaagacTTTGCTATAGAGTCGCGGTCTACGAGCTCCcaatcacaatcacaatcacaatcacaCACCCCCACACAGCAATTAGAGTCATCGATACCCGTTGTATTCCATGATGAAGGTACTATACCCATATATCCCCATCGCGAAGTTAACTGTTCCTTGTTGCTCAAGTATCAGCAAGAAATTCTTGAAGAGATGTTGGTCAAAGATGCTCTACTTGTCCTAGGGCGAGGTTTAGGCTGGGAGTCAATTACGGGAAATTTACTATATTCATTAAGTTCTCcgtttattcaattgagtaaaactcagaagaagaagagtttgattttcttgttgaatgcGAAGGACTCAGAAATCATTCGGTTGAGTGAGGAGTTGGATGATTTAAGCTGGatcaatgatgatattgGCAATAGGTTTGTGACAGTCTCGGGTGAGTCACAATCAtcgaaaagaaaattgatATATTCGGAAGGTGGAATAATATCAATCACACCACGTGTGTTGGTGGTTGATATCTTGTCAGGTATATTGGATGTTAATGATATAACAGGTTTATTTGTTTTACACGCGGAACGAATCAAGGAAACTTCCAATGATGCATTTATCATCAGCTTGTTTCGTGATAAAAATGAGTGGGGGTTTGTTAAAGCATTTTCGGATGAGCCTGAATCTTTCACTGGTTTCACTCCACTAGCgacaaagttgaaaattttgcGTGTTGCAAACGTGAGCCTTTGGCCCCGTTTCCACGTTACAGTAACTCAGTCATTTCAGTATTATACGAAAAAGAACAGTAAACGATTTGTGACTGAAATCAATACTCAAATGTCATATaaaatgaacaagattCAAGCAGCACTACTATCCTGTATTCAAGCATGTCTTGGAGAATTGAAGCGACACAATCCCACATTAGCCACTGAATACTGGGATATGGAAAATATACATGATCCAAATTTTGTTCGCGTTATTCGAGTATCACTAGACCCCCAATGGCATCGGTTGACGTATACTACTAAGCAGTTGATTAATGATCTTGTTATATTGCTTGAGTTGTTGGAGAGTTTAGTGGCATTGGACTCTGTATCGTTTTACCAGGTTGTCAAGAATATAGTGGACgtgaatttgaaacagACTGTGGTAGGCATGAATAGGTCGATGAGTCCCTGGTTGAATCTCGATGAATCTCAAACTGTTATACAATATGCAAAGGAGAGGGCATTGGGAAAATACAACGGAGAGTATattttggaagaattgCCTAAATGGAATCAATTGGGaatattgattgatgatatatTGAATGAGAAATCACAGAATAATAGTGAAAATAGTGGCAGAGTTTTAATTATGTGCTCCAGCAGAAAAGTTGCtgctcaattgaatcaagttTTGACAACaatgaaggaaaagaagcTGGGGGCTAATAAACATTTTTCATCTAGATCATTCATGACAAACAGACTTCGTGACTATCTACAGTACAAAGAGATCAGTGCGTtagtgaagaagatttcACACGAATTGGAGCATGCGGGGGAGGAAAACGATGGCGCTTCTGAAGACACTGAAATAGCTGTGTCCAAGACGTTCTCTCGAAACGGGCAGCCTGTTAGCAAAAGGAGACGAACTAGGGGAGCAAGTGTCGTTGCGCGTGTGCATCAATTGCATACAGGGGGTAATTTTGGTGATAACGAAAACGATGAcgagaaagaaaatgagaATATAATGGACTTGTTAGCCGAAGACAAGGACGAGGGTGTCGAGGAGAAAGATGGCATTGAGGAGAGTTTATCAGGGGATATCGTTGCATCTGAAGAGTTGAACTTTGATTGGATCAAAAGTAATGACCAGATATTGGTGCAAGTGTATAATGACAAGCATGATGCATCATTTTTGGAAGAGCTATCACCATCACATATCATAATGTATGAACCCGATTTGTCATTTATTCgaagaattgaaatatACCAAGCCATGAAAGCTGATAACCCGGCAAAAGTTTACTTCATGTACTATGGAAATTCTGTTGAAGAGCAAAAGCACTTGTTGCGTATTAAAAAGGAGAAGGACGCATTCACAAGACTAATTAGAGAGAAGGCAAACTTGAGtaaacattttgaaactgcTGATGATAATGTCAAGTTTCAAACTCACAAATCACAGGTTGTCAATACAAGAATTGCTGGTGGAGCTAAATTTCGTACTGAGCAAGATGAAATGAgggttgttgttgatgttagAGAATTTGGGTCGTCATTGCCCAACTTGTTGTACAAGATTGGTATTCAAGTTGTTCCATGTATGATCACTGTGGGGGATTACATTGTCTCACCTCAAATTTGTATTGAACGGAAATCAATTCCTGATTTGATTGgaagtttcaaaagtgGTCGTCTATACAATCAATGTGAACAAATGTTTAAATATTATGATTTGCcagttttgttgattgaatttgatgaaaataaatcCTTTTCTTTGGAATCATTTAGTGAATCGAAATTTATAAAGACCAAGGCAAATTTGAGTAAATCAACTGCTTCATTGGATAACAAATTGCGACAGAATCTACAATCAcaaatattttcattaCTTTATTCGTTtcccaaattgaaaataatttgGTCTTCGTCGCCTTATGAAACAGCGCAAATATTTCTTGAATTAAAGGCTAATCAAGATGAGCCAGATGTTGGAATGGCATTGGATAAAGGGGCAAACAGAAACTTACTTACTCAAGGAGGGGGAGCTAATGATGGTGGTCCGGCAATCCTCAATGATGATCCTATCGATTTTATTCGAAGTGTGCCAGGAATAAACAATCTgaatatatacaaaattgtGAAACGAGTGGAAAATATCACTGAATTGGTTAAATTATCTCAAGAtgagttgattgatatATTGGGAGTTGAAAACGGGCGTAAAGCGtataattttttcaataggACTGTTTAG
- a CDS encoding Rad1 single-stranded DNA endonuclease, producing MIIADKVDGAILLYTSPFNYLKEKESDGSLLSQLTKNVANTITKKTGLVQELSETLVWLSSSLFNISKALTESSNGTSSIQKGHVDIKISLYCTKSILLY from the coding sequence ATGATCATTGCCGACAAAGTTGATGGTGCAATTTTATTATATACTTCCCCATTTAACTacttgaaagaaaaagaaagtgaTGGAAGTCTCCTTTCCCAATTGACCAAAAACGTGGCAAACACAATAACAAAGAAAACTGGCTTAGTACAGGAGCTATCTGAGACACTTGTCTGGCTCTCGTCGTCACTTTTCAACATCTCAAAAGCTTTAACAGAATCAAGTAACGGCACTTCACTGATACAGAAAGGACATGTAGACATCAAGATTAGTCTCTATTGCACTAAATCAATATTACTATATTGA
- a CDS encoding Aaf1 protein: protein MLPKSQQQHLQQQQQQQQQSEQQEQQEQPEHIQQYSQQLQNTQLEQSFHQSSQVQSQHSLSQQQAAPSSFTSTNRPLQSTSPQKQQQQQLQQQNQSQQNTFPIQQSTSTGPQQQLASSFRPNNSQTIPVQAFYHPLQYSHQMPPHNNQRQLTPQQQQQQQQQQQLQQHQQHQQHQQQFSQHMQHSQPSFYDNNYMYQTIPTNYQPRPQLPLQQQQQQPLQTEYYIPAKNPSVSSSSPTSSSPKDRKAKAATSPVETHELVILPNFPERLQKILPNPPLSKAPVRPDITVSTTAKRAKRKSKFTPEQDELIVSLKRKGKNWVEIAEITGVGSYLTARNRYQVIVGQQGNNNSSAWDNNDKIFLRNLLDPAEFEKWRYIASELNKSTNKNFSDFEVREMVRVLFWSNPASFGVSEESIKEAVKEKKQTDKTIEQREQQRKKKMSNVVGVGGSGDSSSSSSSSSSSTSSSSSSTSTGGGDATTSDQRSHYHEDQSQKQQSSTDLYSKPF, encoded by the coding sequence ATGTTACCAAAAtcccaacaacaacatctacaacaacaacaacagcaacaacaacaactggAACAACAGGAACAACAGGAACAACCAGAACATATCCAACAATATTCACAACAGCTTCAAAATACACAACTTGAACAACTGTTTCACCAACTGTCACAAGTACAATCGCAACATTCTTTATCGCAACAACAAGCGGCACCCAGTAGCTTTACTCTGACCAACAGACCTTTACAATCCACCTCCCCACagaaacaacagcaacaacaactacaacagCAAAACCAGTCACAGCAAAACACATTTCCCATTCAACAATCTACAAGTACCGGtcctcaacaacaattggctCTGTCTTTCCGGCCTAATAATTCACAAACGATCCCTGTTCAAGCATTCTACCATCCACTACAGTATTCACACCAGATGCCACCACATAACAATCAACGACAATTGACACcgcagcaacagcaacaacaacaacaacaacaacagcttcaacagcatcaacagcatcaacagcatcaacagCAGTTTTCGCAACATATGCAGCACTCTCAACCACTGTTTTATGACAACAACTACATGTATCAAACTATACCTACAAATTACCAACCACGACCACAACTAcctcttcaacaacaacagcagcagccTCTACAGACAGAGTATTATATACCTGCTAAAAACCCCTCTgtgtcatcatcatcaccaacttcCTCATCCCCAAAAGACCGAAAAGCAAAAGCTGCTACTAGTCCTGTTGAAACTCATGAATTAGTCATTTTACCCAATTTCCCTGAACGGTTGCAAAAGATTCTCCCCAATCCTCCATTATCCAAAGCTCCAGTTCGTCCTGATATTACCGTTTCAACCACAGCAAAAAGAGCTAAACGTAAATCTAAATTTACACCCGAACAAGATGAATTAATTGTAAGTTTGAAACGAAAGGGTAAAAATTGGGTTGAAATTGCTGAAATCACTGGTGTTGGATCTTATTTAACTGCAAGAAATCGATATCAAGTTATTGTTGGACAACAAGGAAACAATAATTCAAGTGCTTGGGATAATAAtgataaaattttcttgaGAAATTTATTAGACCCtgctgaatttgaaaaatggagATATATTGCATCTGAATTGAATAAGTCAACCAATAAGAATTTTAGTGATTTTGAAGTTCGAGAAATGGTTCGTGTTTTATTTTGGCTGAATCCAGCAAGTTTTGGTGTTAGTGAAGAACTGATTAAAGAAGCAgttaaagaaaagaaacaaactGATAAAACTattgaacaaagagaaCAACAACGtaagaagaaaatgagtaatgttgttggtgttggtggaAGTGGGGatagtagtagtagtagtagtagtagtagtagtagtactagtagtagtagtagtagtacTAGCACTGGTGGAGGTGATGCGACTACTAGTGATCAAAGAAGTCATTACCATGAGGACCAGTCACAGAAGCAACAATCTTCAACAGACTTATACAGCAaaccattttga
- a CDS encoding Ecm15 protein (involved in cell wall organization), whose protein sequence is MTVTLHCLADVCLIPIGTGSASVSDEVTIITKLAQESNLDTTLHSAGTTIAGPWNEVMNLIGTMHEVLHKRGVARIQSDIRVGTRIDKHQTPQDKIDVVQQKLKSTT, encoded by the exons ATGACAGTCACTCTTCATTGCTTAGCAGACGTGTGTCTCATACCA aTTGGTACTGGTTCAGCCTCCGTTTCCGATGAAGTAACAataatcaccaaattgGCTCAAGAATCCAACTTAGACACAACTTTACATTCAGCAGGTACAACAATTGCTGGTCCATGGAATGAAGTtatgaatttgattggaACAATGCATGAAGTGTTACACAAGAGAGGTGTTGCTCGTATACAAAGTGATATTAGAGTTGGTACTAGAATTGATAAACATCAAACACCTCAAGATAAAATCGACGTTGTTCagcaaaagttgaaaagtACTACTTAA
- a CDS encoding Uba1 ubiquitin-activating enzyme, whose amino-acid sequence MSDNMQIDSPLQEIDEGLYSRQLYVLGKEAMLKMQNANVLVIGLNGLGVEIAKNIALAGVKSLSLYDPNPIQIQDLSTQFFLSESDIGQPRDQVSAVKLRELNAYVPISVVDNIEEETLLKFKCIVTTNISLEEQVKINQITHANDIGFINADVRGLFGQIFVDFGDKFTIVDQTGEEPLSGIVSDIEKNGTVTMLDENRHGLEDGNFVKFSEVEGLPALNEGIYKVEVLGPYAFKIKMDGIEGEYKKGGLYTQVKVPKDVKFEPLLEQLKNPEFLISDFAKFDKPAQLHIGFQALHAFKTKRQRLPKPYNVEDANEAFAYAEQLAKQNNVEDINESYLKELFYQAQGDTPGMVAFYGGLIAQEVLKCCSSKFTPIKQWLYFDSLESLPGKEEYPRDEENNKPIGSRYDGQIAVFGKKFQDKIANLKVFLVGAGAIGCEMLKNWAMMGLGSGPDGKIFITDNDSIEKSNLNRQFLFRPKDVGKNKSDVAAQAVQAMNPALKGKIESRLDKVGPETQDIFDDAFWNNLDLVTNALDNVEARTYVDSRCVFFQKPLLESGTLGTKGNTQVVVPFLTESYSSSHDPPEKSIPLCTLRSFPSKIDHTIAWAKSLFQGIFVDSPESVNLYLSQPNYVESSLKQNPDKKGTLENISKYLNERPYSFEDCIKWARLEFETKFNHEIKQLLYNFPHDAKTSTGEPFWSGPKRAPTPLKFDVNNKDHLDFIIGGANLLAFIYGLKEQNNIDTKVLEKIEIPEFKPKSGVKIAATDAEAEEQANNLSSSADDDEVRKIAASLPEPSTLAGYRLNPIEFEKDDDTNHHIEFITAASNCRALNYGIETADAHKTKFIAGKIIPAIATTTALVTGLVCLELYKVVDKKDDIEQYKNGFINLALPFIGFSEPIKSARGKYGSKEYDQVWDQIIIDRDLTLQELIDKFANEDKLEISILSYDVVVLYASFFPPKKKQERLNLPISQVIKLVTKKDIPAHVHYLVLQACCEDEEGEDVDVPPITVKYK is encoded by the coding sequence ATGTCTGATAATATGCAAATAGATTCACCTTTGCAAGAGATTGATGAGGGATTGTATTCGCGTCAATTGTATGTGTTGGGTAAGGAAGCAATGCTTAAGATGCAGAATGCCAATGTTCTAGTCATTGGTTTAAATGGTTTAGGGGTTGAAATTGCTAAAAACATTGCACTTGCTGGAGTCAAATCATTGAGTTTGTATGatccaaatccaattcaaattcaagattTGTCAACgcaattttttctttctgaATCAGATATTGGTCAACCAAGAGATCAAGTCAGTGCAGTTAAATTACGCGAATTGAATGCATATGTTCCAATtagtgttgttgataacATTGAGGAGGaaactttgttgaaatttaaATGTATTGTTACAACCAATATTTCCTTGGAGGAACAAGTtaaaatcaaccaaattaCCCACGCTAATGATATTGGGTTTATAAATGCCGATGTTCGTGGTTTATTTGgacaaatttttgttgattttggtgacaaatttaccattgttgatcaaactGGTGAAGAGCCATTATCAGGAATTGTTTCTGATATTGAGAAAAATGGAACTGTGACAATGTTGGATGAAAATAGACATGGACTTGAAGATGGCAATTTTGTTAAATTTTCAGAAGTTGAAGGGTTACCAGCATTGAATGAAGGTATTTACAAAGTTGAAGTATTGGGGCCTTATGCATTCAAGATTAAAATGGATGGAATTGAAGGAGAATATAAAAAAGGAGGTCTTTATACTCAGGTTAAAGTCCCCAAAGATGTTAAATTTGAACCGTtacttgaacaattgaaaaaccCCGAGTTTTTAATATCagattttgccaaattcGATAAACCAGCTCAATTACATATAGGATTTCAAGCTTTGCATGCATTCAAGACAAAGAGGCAAAGATTACCAAAACCCTATAACGTTGAAGATGCCAATGAAGCATTTGCCTATGCTGAACAATTGGCTAAACAAAATAACGTTGAGGATATCAACGAATCCTATTTAAAGGAGTTGTTTTACCAAGCTCAAGGTGATACCCCAGGAATGGTGGCTTTCTATGGTGGTTTGATTGCTCAAgaagttttgaaatgttgTTCTTCCAAGTTCACCCCCATTAAACAATGGCTatattttgattcattagAGTCGTTGCCAGGTAAAGAAGAGTATCCTCgtgatgaagaaaacaacaagcCTATTGGTTCAAGGTATGATGGTCAAATTGCCGTTTTTGGTAAGAAATTCCAAGACAAAATTGCGAATTTAAAAGTTTTCCTTGTAGGTGCAGGTGCCATTGGTTgtgaaatgttgaaaaattgggcCATGATGGGATTAGGTTCGGGACCTGATGGTAAGATATTCATCACTGATAATGATTCGATCGAGAAATCGAACTTGAATCGTCAATTTTTGTTCAGACCTAAAGACGTTGGTAAAAATAAGTCAGATGTTGCTGCACAAGCAGTACAAGCTATGAATCCTGCATTAAAAggcaaaattgaatcacGTTTGGATAAAGTTGGACCAGAAACACAAGacatttttgatgatgcattttggaacaatttggatttggtcACTAATGCATTGGATAATGTTGAAGCAAGAACCTACGTTGATAGTCGTTGTgtatttttccaaaagcCATTGTTGGAATCAGGAACTTTGGGTACAAAGGGTAATACACAAGTTGTTGTGCCATTCTTGACTGAATCTTATTCATCATCTCATGATCCGCCAGAAAAGTCAATTCCTTTATGTACCTTACGTTCTTTTCCAAGTAAAATTGACCACACCATTGCTTGGGCCAAATCATTATTTCAAGGAATTTTTGTTGACTCACCGGAAAGTGTCAATTTATACTTGAGTCAACCAAATTACGTTGAACTGTCTTTGAAGCAAAATCCCGATAAGAAGGGAACTTTGGAGAATATTTCCAAGTACTTGAATGAACGTCCTTATAGTTTTGAAGATTGTATCAAATGGGCCAGATTagaatttgaaaccaagtTCAATCACGagattaaacaattgttgtacAACTTCCCTCATGACGCCAAAACCTCAACTGGAGAACCATTCTGGTCTGGACCTAAGCGTGCTCCTACccctttgaaatttgatgtCAACAATAAGGACCATTTGGACTTCATTATTGGTGGTGCCAATTTATTGGCCTTTATCTATGGATTAAAggaacaaaacaatattgacactaaagttttggaaaagattgaaattccGGAATTTAAACCAAAGTCAGGAGTCAAGATAGCAGCCACTGACGCTGAGGCTGAAGAGCAAGCAAACAATTTGTCGTCATCAGcagatgacgatgaagtTAGAAAGATTGCTGCATCCTTACCTGAGCCAAGCACTTTAGCTGGATACAGattgaatccaattgaatttgaaaaggatgACGATACCAACCACCATATAGAGTTTATCACCGCTGCTTCAAACTGTAGAGCATTAAACTATGGTATTGAAACTGCAGATGCTCACAAGACTAAATTTATTGCTGGTAAGATTATCCCAGCAATTGCCACCACAACCGCATTGGTTACTGGTTTGGTGTGTCTTGAATTAtacaaagttgttgataagAAAGACGATATTGAACAATACAAGAACGGATTCATTAATTTGGCCTTACCATTTATTGGGTTTTCCGAACCTATAAAATCTGCTCGTGGTAAATACGGGTCTAAAGAATATGATCAAGTATGGGATCAAATTATAATCGATAGAGATTTGACATTGCAAGAGTTGATTGACAAGTTTGCTAATGAAGATAAATTGgagatttcaattttgtcatatgatgttgttgtattgtatGCTTCATTCTTTCCACCTAAAAAGAAGCAAGAAAGATTGAACTTGCCAATTTCACAAGTGATTAAATTAGTCACCAAAAAGGATATTCCTGCTCATGTACATTACTTGGTTTTACAAGCATGTtgtgaagatgaagaaggtgaagaTGTGGATGTTCCGCCCATCACTGTCAAGTACAAATAG